The Epilithonimonas zeae genome contains a region encoding:
- the pheT gene encoding phenylalanine--tRNA ligase subunit beta: MKISNNWLKDYIKTDLNSEKISAYLTDIGLEVEGVDKFESVKGSLEGIIVGKVLTCEKHPNADKLSKTTVDVGNGKILEIVCGAPNVASGQTVPVAVVGTKIYAKDGNSFEIKKAKIRGEVSEGMICAEDELGLSDDHAGIMVLDETKYEVGKPFADYFELTNDEVYEIGLTPNRTDAMSHYGVARDLQAFVSSNNLKSEFTKLESKVLNIEGSHDFKLEVEDSELTPRYLGAVIENVEIKTSPDWLKDRLKAIGLSPINNVVDITNYILHGLGQPLHAFDAEKIADKTVKVGTVKAGTKFKTLDNVERTLNGSEIIIKDGKDKPMCIAGVFGGSESGVSSETKTIFLESAYFNPVAIRKASKLHGLNTDASFRFERGVDPNNARTALTHAISLIQELAGGKLVGEILEHYPEKIKDHYVVFRYSKLDQILGTKIHREKIKEILKSLDIQILNEIQNGLELSVPVYRADVTREIDVIEEVLRIYGYNKIDAPKKISFTPVKLSFDDQDALENSWARTLQSNGFHEVMNNSLTSVKDETNAVKLLNPLSNDLAFMRKSLLEGLLENAIYNINRKSSDIKFFELGKIYHKKEKYEERKQLAILTAGREVSENWRQPKSATDFYYLKAYVKVLLEKLNLELNESALDDDRFSDALEIKSDGKTIARIGKVSPQMLKDFDISQEVFYAEIELETCQALRTKENLKFIDIPKFNKIRRDLALLVDKTITYAELYELAKSNKSPFLKNINLFDVYEGKNLPEGKKSYALSFELLNEEKTLEDKDITEVMNSLIKSFEKEFKAELR; encoded by the coding sequence ATGAAAATTTCTAATAATTGGCTTAAAGATTATATCAAAACAGACCTTAATTCTGAGAAAATCAGTGCATATTTGACCGATATCGGTTTGGAAGTGGAAGGTGTTGATAAATTCGAAAGCGTCAAAGGAAGTCTGGAAGGAATTATCGTTGGCAAAGTTCTGACTTGCGAAAAACATCCGAATGCTGATAAACTAAGCAAAACAACAGTCGATGTTGGCAACGGAAAAATTCTGGAAATCGTTTGTGGAGCGCCGAATGTTGCTTCTGGGCAAACTGTTCCTGTGGCTGTGGTAGGAACAAAAATCTATGCAAAAGACGGCAATTCTTTCGAAATCAAAAAAGCTAAAATCCGTGGCGAAGTTTCCGAAGGAATGATTTGTGCCGAAGACGAATTAGGTTTGAGCGATGACCACGCCGGAATTATGGTTTTGGACGAAACAAAATATGAAGTTGGGAAACCTTTCGCTGATTATTTTGAATTGACAAACGATGAGGTTTATGAGATTGGATTGACGCCAAACAGGACCGACGCCATGTCACATTATGGTGTTGCAAGAGATTTGCAGGCTTTTGTGTCTTCCAATAATTTGAAGTCAGAATTTACGAAACTAGAATCTAAAGTTTTAAACATCGAAGGTTCTCACGATTTCAAATTAGAAGTCGAAGATTCTGAATTGACGCCAAGATATCTGGGTGCTGTCATAGAAAACGTAGAAATCAAAACGTCTCCAGATTGGTTGAAAGATAGATTGAAAGCAATCGGACTTTCGCCAATTAACAACGTTGTTGATATCACCAATTATATTCTTCACGGCCTTGGACAACCGCTTCACGCTTTCGATGCAGAAAAAATTGCAGATAAAACTGTGAAAGTTGGAACCGTAAAAGCTGGAACCAAATTCAAAACTCTAGATAATGTTGAAAGAACTTTGAACGGTTCCGAAATCATTATTAAAGACGGAAAAGATAAACCAATGTGTATTGCTGGAGTTTTTGGTGGAAGCGAAAGTGGTGTTTCATCTGAAACCAAAACCATTTTCTTAGAAAGTGCTTATTTCAATCCGGTAGCGATTAGAAAAGCGTCTAAGTTACACGGTTTGAATACTGATGCATCTTTCCGCTTTGAAAGAGGTGTTGACCCAAATAATGCCAGAACAGCTTTGACTCACGCAATTAGTTTGATTCAGGAATTGGCTGGCGGAAAATTAGTTGGAGAGATTCTGGAACATTATCCTGAAAAAATCAAAGACCATTATGTGGTTTTCAGATATTCGAAATTAGACCAGATTCTGGGAACTAAAATCCATAGAGAAAAAATCAAAGAGATTTTAAAATCTCTTGATATTCAGATTCTTAATGAGATTCAAAACGGTCTTGAATTATCTGTTCCTGTTTATAGAGCAGATGTTACAAGAGAAATCGACGTTATTGAAGAAGTATTGAGAATCTACGGTTACAACAAAATCGATGCGCCGAAAAAAATCTCTTTCACACCAGTAAAATTGAGTTTCGATGATCAAGATGCTTTAGAAAATTCTTGGGCAAGAACATTGCAATCCAACGGTTTCCACGAAGTGATGAACAACTCACTGACTTCTGTAAAAGATGAAACCAATGCTGTGAAATTGTTGAATCCTTTGAGTAATGATTTGGCATTTATGAGAAAGTCTTTGTTGGAAGGACTTTTGGAAAATGCAATTTATAATATCAATAGAAAATCATCTGATATTAAGTTTTTCGAATTAGGGAAAATTTACCATAAAAAAGAAAAATACGAAGAAAGAAAGCAATTGGCGATTCTGACAGCTGGTAGAGAAGTTTCGGAAAACTGGCGTCAGCCAAAAAGCGCAACGGATTTCTATTATCTGAAAGCTTATGTAAAAGTTCTTTTAGAAAAGCTTAACCTTGAACTTAACGAATCTGCGTTAGATGACGACCGTTTTTCTGATGCTTTGGAAATCAAATCTGACGGAAAAACTATAGCAAGAATAGGAAAAGTTAGTCCTCAAATGTTGAAAGATTTTGATATCAGCCAGGAAGTTTTCTATGCAGAAATCGAATTGGAAACTTGCCAAGCTTTGAGAACAAAAGAAAATTTGAAATTCATCGATATTCCGAAGTTTAATAAGATTAGAAGAGATTTGGCTTTGTTGGTTGATAAAACGATTACTTATGCAGAATTATATGAGTTGGCAAAATCCAATAAATCACCTTTCTTGAAGAATATTAATTTATTCGATGTTTATGAAGGTAAAAATCTTCCGGAAGGCAAAAAATCTTATGCATTAAGTTTTGAACTTCTGAACGAAGAAAAAACTCTTGAAGACAAAGATATCACAGAAGTAATGAACTCTCTTATCAAATCTTTTGAAAAAGAGTTCAAAGCAGAGTTAAGATAA
- the dnaN gene encoding DNA polymerase III subunit beta, with the protein MRFIVASGDLQKALQTVSGVISGSQSRPILENFLFELDQNLLTVTASDGETTLITSLEVKSDDKGKLAVPGKIFQDFLKTYGEQPLTLAVKDSEDGNGSVLEILDEKDNFAVALDNADDYPELPEFDASQKVTIGGGILAEALANTLFATSNDSLRPVMTGVLFQFKEDETNFVSTDSHRLVVYKRTDIVHPETLEFIMPKKPLSIFKNILNNSNEDVVIEFSDNMAKFTFGNNIWICRLIDGKYPNYNAVIPKENPNVLTINRSLLLGSIRRASIMSNKSTNQVRFKLSGNVLHLHAEDTEYANKADMQIPCDYNGDDINIGFSSKFLTEMLSVLASDDITMKMSQPNRPGIVEPVDGLEENESILMLSMPVIGL; encoded by the coding sequence ATGAGATTTATTGTTGCCAGTGGCGATTTGCAAAAAGCTTTACAGACGGTAAGTGGCGTGATTTCCGGTTCACAATCCAGACCAATTTTGGAGAATTTTCTTTTCGAGTTAGACCAGAACTTGTTGACAGTTACGGCTTCTGATGGTGAAACGACGTTGATCACTTCCCTTGAAGTGAAGTCGGATGACAAAGGAAAATTAGCAGTTCCAGGGAAGATTTTTCAGGATTTCCTGAAAACTTACGGTGAGCAGCCTTTGACTTTGGCGGTTAAAGATTCTGAAGACGGAAACGGAAGCGTTTTGGAAATTTTGGATGAAAAAGACAATTTCGCAGTGGCTTTGGATAATGCGGACGATTATCCGGAATTGCCGGAATTTGATGCATCTCAGAAAGTAACAATTGGAGGAGGAATTTTAGCAGAAGCTTTGGCTAACACTTTGTTTGCTACAAGTAATGATTCTCTTCGTCCTGTGATGACTGGTGTTTTGTTTCAGTTCAAAGAAGATGAGACCAATTTTGTTTCCACAGATTCTCACAGATTGGTGGTTTACAAAAGAACAGATATCGTACATCCGGAGACTTTGGAATTCATTATGCCAAAGAAACCTTTGTCAATTTTCAAAAACATTCTGAATAATTCCAACGAAGATGTTGTGATTGAATTCAGTGATAATATGGCGAAATTCACATTTGGAAATAATATTTGGATTTGTCGTTTGATAGACGGGAAATATCCGAATTACAACGCAGTAATTCCTAAGGAAAATCCAAACGTTTTGACCATCAACAGAAGCTTACTTTTAGGTTCTATCAGAAGAGCATCTATTATGTCAAACAAATCGACCAATCAGGTAAGATTCAAGTTGTCTGGCAATGTTCTACATCTTCACGCAGAAGATACAGAGTACGCAAACAAAGCGGATATGCAGATTCCTTGCGACTATAATGGCGATGATATCAATATTGGTTTCAGTTCAAAATTCCTGACAGAGATGTTATCCGTTTTGGCTTCTGACGATATCACAATGAAAATGTCTCAGCCAAACAGACCAGGAATCGTAGAACCGGTTGACGGATTGGAGGAGAACGAAAGTATCCTGATGCTGTCAATGCCTGTAATCGGTTTATAA
- a CDS encoding diacylglycerol kinase: protein MKKPPFHKSVLFTFRGIIWILRNERNFQFHILGLIINLFLIVFFELSNIETAMIILCCFFVLVTEALNTCVEKICDYIQPEFDSRIGIIKDLAGGAVMLATISSVCVGILVYWPYLKLLFH, encoded by the coding sequence ATGAAAAAACCGCCATTTCATAAAAGTGTTTTGTTCACCTTCCGAGGAATTATTTGGATTTTGAGAAACGAAAGGAATTTCCAGTTTCATATTTTAGGATTGATTATTAATCTTTTTCTGATTGTTTTTTTTGAGCTTTCAAATATCGAAACAGCTATGATTATTCTTTGTTGCTTTTTTGTTTTGGTAACAGAAGCTTTGAATACTTGTGTTGAAAAAATTTGTGATTACATCCAACCTGAGTTTGATTCCCGAATTGGAATTATTAAGGATTTAGCTGGTGGCGCGGTAATGTTGGCTACGATTTCTTCGGTTTGTGTTGGCATTTTGGTTTATTGGCCTTATTTGAAATTGTTATTTCATTAA
- a CDS encoding D-alanine--D-alanine ligase, whose translation MSKKNVAVVMGGYSDEYKVSLKSGQLIFDSLDRELYDVYKVIILKDEWYLLDEKDKKRFINKADFSVNLGDGDILNFDVCFNIIHGTPGENGIMQAYWDAIGQKYTGCDFYQSALTFNKKDTLAVLSKYGIPSAKSIYLRNGEQVSDDEIVEKLGLPLFVKPNQSGSSLGISKVKDKNELKNAIEFAYKEDDEILIESALNGMEVSVGVLDYKGEVIVLGITEIVPDKEFFDYEAKYEGASQEITPARIDEETRKKVEEISIKAYKSLGMSGFSRSEFIIVDGIPHLLEMNTNPGFSPASILPQQAKIYGISIKDLCGNEVEKALNK comes from the coding sequence ATGAGCAAAAAAAATGTAGCCGTTGTAATGGGCGGTTATTCTGATGAATACAAAGTTTCTCTTAAAAGCGGACAATTAATTTTTGATTCACTTGACCGTGAACTTTATGATGTTTACAAAGTAATAATTCTAAAAGATGAATGGTATTTGTTAGACGAAAAAGATAAAAAAAGATTCATCAACAAAGCAGATTTCTCAGTAAACCTCGGCGATGGAGACATTCTTAACTTTGATGTTTGTTTCAATATCATCCACGGAACGCCAGGCGAAAATGGAATTATGCAAGCTTACTGGGACGCAATTGGACAAAAATATACAGGCTGTGATTTCTATCAAAGTGCACTGACATTCAATAAAAAAGATACGTTAGCTGTTTTATCAAAATACGGAATTCCTTCTGCAAAAAGTATTTATCTAAGAAATGGTGAGCAAGTTTCTGACGATGAGATTGTAGAAAAACTTGGGCTTCCGCTTTTCGTAAAGCCCAATCAAAGTGGTTCTTCTCTTGGAATTTCTAAAGTGAAAGATAAAAACGAGCTTAAAAACGCAATTGAATTTGCTTATAAAGAAGATGACGAAATCCTTATCGAAAGTGCTCTTAACGGAATGGAGGTTTCCGTTGGCGTTTTGGATTACAAAGGCGAAGTGATTGTTTTAGGAATTACGGAAATTGTTCCAGACAAAGAATTCTTCGATTACGAAGCCAAATATGAAGGTGCTTCTCAAGAGATTACGCCTGCAAGAATTGATGAAGAAACCAGAAAAAAGGTAGAAGAAATTTCCATAAAAGCTTACAAATCGCTTGGAATGAGTGGATTTTCCCGTTCAGAATTCATTATCGTTGATGGAATCCCACATCTTTTGGAAATGAATACAAATCCCGGGTTTTCTCCGGCAAGCATCCTTCCACAACAGGCAAAAATCTACGGAATCTCTATCAAAGACCTTTGCGGAAACGAAGTAGAAAAAGCACTTAACAAATAA
- the coaD gene encoding pantetheine-phosphate adenylyltransferase has product MKIAVFPGSFDPITLGHYDIVERAVPLFDKIIIAIGKNSQKKYMFSLEQRKEFIRKTFEKFPNVEVDDFEGLTIDYCKSKNVNFILRGLRNPADFEFEKSIAQTNRALTRENTVETIFLLTSSGKSYISSSIVREIISYGGNYEIMVPDAVRVEKK; this is encoded by the coding sequence ATGAAAATTGCTGTTTTTCCAGGGTCGTTTGACCCAATCACTCTGGGTCATTATGATATTGTGGAGCGCGCTGTCCCGTTGTTCGACAAAATCATTATTGCCATCGGAAAGAATTCTCAGAAAAAATATATGTTCTCTCTTGAACAACGTAAAGAATTCATCAGAAAAACATTCGAAAAATTTCCAAATGTGGAAGTTGATGATTTTGAAGGCTTGACAATCGATTACTGTAAAAGTAAAAACGTGAATTTCATCTTGAGAGGCCTAAGAAATCCAGCCGATTTCGAATTCGAAAAATCGATCGCGCAAACCAATAGAGCTTTAACCAGAGAAAATACGGTTGAAACTATTTTCCTTTTGACTTCCTCCGGAAAATCTTATATCAGCAGCAGCATTGTAAGGGAAATTATTTCTTATGGCGGGAACTATGAAATTATGGTTCCTGATGCTGTGAGAGTTGAAAAAAAATAA
- a CDS encoding lysophospholipid acyltransferase family protein, with product MSLISKEDLIKAAGLDKIGFLKRPVASAIMNLTKINEVNNLYNKLIHTQGVQFFDEFIREQELSYIVFEEDLAKVPKTGPFIIVSNHPLGALDGILMCKILLRVRPDFKVMGNFLLSKIKPMEPFVISVNPFEGRKDAYNSSSGMRETFKHLQEGGCIGIFPAGEVSNKNNEYGEVLDRPWGKTALKIIKKARVPVVPMYFHATNSKMFYNVSKLHPDLQTLMLPTEMMRKRDKPIRIRIGKPISVKQMEEEETLEELGDYLYNKVYMLKSYYERRKSITEKLKLPNMVLKNPLQKQNNIVQNIIDETPVEDIVNEIEKLKVAENKKLFSHGDYDVFFTKSEEIPSIMREIGRQRELTFRAIGEGTNLPFDLDEYDNHYHHLFLWDNAGKKLVGAYRMALGSEVMKKFGIDGFYTSSLFEYDPELQPFFRKVIEMGRAYISIEYQQKPFPLFLLWRGIVHVCLRNPEHKFLMGGVSISNKFSEFSKSLMIEFMRSHYYDSAVAQYIHPKNEFKVVMKERDKALFFEDMDADLNKLDKIIDDLEPELRLPVLIKKYIKQNAKMIAFNVDPNFNDAIDGLMYIRISDLPEDTIKPVLEELSDFFKAQTEKKSSDNQ from the coding sequence ATGAGTTTAATTTCAAAAGAAGATTTGATAAAAGCCGCAGGACTCGATAAAATTGGTTTTCTCAAGAGACCGGTTGCCTCGGCAATTATGAATCTTACTAAAATAAATGAAGTCAATAATCTTTACAATAAACTGATCCATACCCAAGGTGTGCAGTTCTTTGATGAGTTTATCAGAGAGCAGGAACTCAGTTATATTGTTTTCGAAGAAGATTTGGCAAAAGTTCCCAAAACAGGACCTTTCATTATTGTTTCCAATCATCCGTTGGGCGCTTTAGACGGGATTTTGATGTGTAAAATTCTGTTGCGTGTTCGTCCGGATTTCAAGGTTATGGGGAATTTTCTTTTATCGAAAATTAAACCAATGGAACCTTTCGTCATCTCAGTTAATCCTTTTGAAGGGAGAAAAGATGCTTACAATAGTTCTTCCGGGATGCGAGAAACCTTCAAACATTTGCAAGAAGGTGGATGTATCGGTATTTTTCCTGCTGGTGAAGTTTCTAACAAGAATAATGAGTACGGCGAAGTTCTGGACAGACCTTGGGGAAAAACTGCACTGAAGATTATCAAAAAAGCAAGAGTTCCGGTAGTCCCAATGTATTTCCACGCAACCAACAGTAAAATGTTTTATAATGTTTCTAAGCTGCATCCGGATTTACAAACCTTGATGCTGCCAACCGAAATGATGCGAAAAAGAGATAAACCAATCAGAATAAGAATTGGAAAGCCAATCTCTGTGAAGCAAATGGAAGAAGAAGAAACTTTGGAAGAGCTGGGCGACTATCTTTATAATAAGGTTTATATGCTGAAGTCTTATTATGAAAGACGAAAAAGCATAACTGAGAAATTAAAGCTGCCTAATATGGTGCTTAAAAATCCGCTTCAGAAACAAAATAATATAGTACAGAATATCATAGATGAAACGCCTGTTGAAGATATTGTTAATGAAATAGAAAAATTAAAAGTTGCCGAAAATAAGAAACTTTTTTCTCACGGTGATTATGATGTTTTCTTTACAAAGTCAGAAGAAATTCCTTCTATTATGAGGGAAATCGGGCGACAAAGAGAGCTAACATTCCGAGCGATTGGAGAAGGAACCAATCTTCCTTTTGATTTGGATGAATATGATAACCATTATCATCATCTTTTTCTTTGGGATAATGCAGGCAAAAAGCTGGTTGGTGCCTACAGGATGGCTTTGGGTTCTGAGGTGATGAAGAAATTTGGGATTGATGGATTCTACACAAGCTCACTTTTTGAGTATGATCCGGAATTGCAACCGTTTTTCCGAAAAGTAATAGAAATGGGAAGAGCTTATATTTCAATTGAATATCAGCAAAAACCATTTCCATTATTCTTGCTTTGGCGCGGAATTGTTCACGTTTGCCTAAGAAATCCTGAACACAAATTCCTGATGGGCGGTGTAAGCATTAGTAATAAGTTCTCAGAATTCTCGAAATCGTTGATGATCGAATTTATGCGTTCTCATTATTATGATTCTGCTGTAGCGCAATATATCCATCCGAAAAATGAATTCAAGGTTGTGATGAAAGAGCGAGACAAAGCTCTATTCTTTGAAGATATGGATGCTGATCTTAATAAATTAGATAAAATTATCGACGATCTTGAACCTGAACTTAGATTGCCTGTTTTGATCAAAAAATACATCAAGCAAAATGCAAAAATGATCGCTTTCAACGTGGATCCGAACTTCAATGATGCGATTGATGGATTGATGTATATCAGGATTAGCGATCTTCCTGAAGATACAATTAAGCCTGTTTTAGAAGAATTGAGTGATTTTTTCAAAGCGCAAACTGAAAAAAAATCTTCTGATAATCAATGA
- a CDS encoding aspartate kinase has protein sequence MKVYKFGGASVKDAEGVKNVALVLETQGFEKCLVVVSAMGKTTNALEKVVEYYFKKQDYQAEIELIKKNHIDIAKGLFSEGHAVFGEISLFFDDIDSFLRRNKSPNYNFVYDQVVSCGEMISSKILSEYLNDIQFFNHWLDARDYIKTDTNYREGIVNWQETEQNISKLDKINCYVTQGFIGSESNNFTVTLGREGSDYTAAIFAYCLNADEMTIWKDVPGVMTGDPRKFENVELLSHISYEEAIEMAYYGASVIHPKTLQPLKQKNIPFFVKSFVEPKEPGTKVGNSTENELIESYILKENQTLLNVETRDFSFIAEDHISLIFTLLAKYKIKVSLMQNSAISLALCLEDKFGTANDFNEELQQNFITQMTKNVSLFTVRNAELDKLEKFYKDKKVLLEQISKKTFQMVTM, from the coding sequence ATGAAAGTTTACAAATTTGGTGGTGCGTCTGTAAAAGATGCTGAAGGTGTGAAAAATGTAGCCTTGGTTCTAGAAACTCAGGGGTTTGAAAAATGTTTAGTTGTGGTTTCCGCAATGGGAAAAACGACGAATGCTTTGGAAAAAGTAGTCGAATATTATTTCAAGAAGCAGGATTATCAGGCAGAAATTGAGTTAATCAAGAAAAATCACATCGATATTGCCAAGGGGTTATTTTCAGAAGGTCACGCTGTTTTTGGGGAGATATCATTATTTTTTGATGATATTGATTCTTTTTTAAGAAGAAATAAATCGCCGAATTACAACTTCGTTTACGATCAGGTTGTGAGTTGTGGAGAGATGATTTCGTCTAAGATTCTGAGTGAGTATCTTAATGATATTCAGTTTTTCAATCATTGGTTAGATGCGAGAGATTACATCAAAACCGACACAAATTACAGAGAAGGTATTGTAAACTGGCAGGAAACGGAACAGAATATTTCTAAGCTGGATAAAATCAACTGTTATGTGACTCAGGGATTTATCGGTTCTGAAAGTAATAATTTTACAGTGACATTAGGTCGTGAAGGTTCAGATTATACTGCAGCAATCTTTGCATATTGCTTAAACGCAGACGAAATGACTATCTGGAAAGACGTTCCGGGTGTGATGACTGGCGATCCGAGAAAATTCGAGAATGTAGAACTATTGTCACACATTTCTTACGAAGAAGCGATTGAGATGGCTTATTATGGAGCTTCTGTTATTCATCCAAAAACACTTCAGCCACTTAAGCAAAAAAATATTCCGTTTTTTGTAAAATCCTTTGTAGAGCCTAAAGAACCAGGAACTAAAGTGGGGAATTCTACAGAAAATGAATTGATAGAAAGTTATATCCTGAAAGAAAATCAAACATTGCTGAATGTAGAAACACGAGATTTCTCTTTCATAGCCGAGGATCACATCAGTTTAATTTTTACGCTTCTGGCAAAGTATAAAATTAAAGTTTCTTTGATGCAGAATTCAGCAATTTCATTAGCTTTATGTCTGGAAGATAAATTTGGAACTGCAAATGATTTTAATGAAGAATTACAACAAAACTTCATTACCCAAATGACAAAAAACGTATCTTTATTTACTGTCAGAAATGCTGAATTGGATAAGTTGGAAAAATTCTACAAAGACAAAAAAGTATTGCTGGAGCAGATTTCCAAAAAAACCTTCCAAATGGTAACCATGTAA
- the fbp gene encoding class 1 fructose-bisphosphatase gives MSQQALQTLGEFIIEKQDDFKYSTGELSRLISSIRIASKVVNREVNKAGIADIIGNVGNQNIQGEDQQKLDVLANDIFIAALSQREVVCGIASEESDDFIEIKCTENAHLSKYVVLIDPLDGSSNIDVNVSVGTIFSIYRRVTNPGTPVELRDFLQKGVNQVAAGYIVYGSSTMIVYTTGNGVNGFTLDPSIGTYYLSHKNIKFPTSGKIYSINEGNYAKFPQGVKDYIKYCQEEAGDRPYTSRYIGSLVSDFHRNMLKGGIYIYPSTSQSPNGKLRLLYECNPMAFLAEQAGGKCSDGFKRIMEIEPTELHQRVPFFCGSAAMVTKAEEFMTKAVNHKD, from the coding sequence ATGTCACAACAGGCTTTACAGACTTTAGGAGAATTTATCATTGAAAAGCAGGATGATTTCAAGTATTCTACAGGGGAACTTTCCCGTCTCATCAGTTCCATCAGGATTGCATCAAAAGTCGTCAACCGAGAAGTGAACAAAGCCGGAATTGCTGATATTATTGGAAATGTGGGCAATCAAAATATACAAGGTGAAGATCAGCAAAAACTGGATGTTTTGGCGAATGATATTTTCATCGCTGCATTGTCTCAGAGAGAAGTTGTTTGCGGAATTGCTTCCGAAGAAAGTGATGATTTTATCGAAATCAAATGTACAGAAAATGCACACCTTAGTAAATATGTTGTTTTGATTGATCCTTTGGACGGTTCTTCCAACATTGATGTTAACGTTTCAGTAGGTACAATTTTTTCCATCTACAGAAGAGTTACCAATCCAGGGACCCCTGTTGAACTTAGAGATTTTTTACAAAAAGGCGTTAATCAAGTAGCTGCAGGTTATATTGTTTACGGTTCTTCTACTATGATTGTTTATACCACAGGAAACGGCGTCAATGGATTCACACTTGATCCTTCTATCGGAACTTATTACCTTTCTCATAAAAATATCAAATTTCCAACTTCAGGAAAAATCTACTCAATCAACGAAGGAAATTATGCTAAATTCCCACAAGGCGTGAAAGATTATATCAAATATTGTCAGGAAGAAGCAGGCGACAGGCCTTACACTTCAAGATATATCGGATCTTTGGTTTCTGATTTTCATAGAAATATGCTGAAAGGTGGCATCTACATCTACCCTTCCACTTCACAATCGCCGAATGGAAAATTGAGATTACTTTACGAATGTAATCCGATGGCATTTTTGGCAGAACAAGCTGGCGGAAAATGCAGTGACGGTTTCAAAAGAATTATGGAAATCGAACCGACAGAGCTTCACCAGCGTGTTCCATTTTTCTGTGGTAGCGCAGCAATGGTAACTAAGGCTGAAGAATTTATGACAAAAGCTGTTAATCACAAAGATTAA
- a CDS encoding o-succinylbenzoate synthase: MKTAKFHQYILNFKQPSGTSRGVLNTKETYFIEIFEDDKKGIGECSLFRGLSFDDDDDYEDALEWACRNINLKLEELQEELINHPSIIFGIEQALLNLEYQGDLYFPSDFTDGKHSIKINGLIWMGNSDFMQSQIKEKLENDFTCIKLKIGTDWDSEKEILKSLRQKFPKEKIELRVDANGAFSPEQAKIVLQELADLDIHSIEQPIEAGNWEAMAELCKNTPTPIALDEELIGVLNFESKKDLLKEIDPQYIILKPSLIGGFSGSDEWINLAEKNNIGWWITSALESNIGLNAIAQYTYTKKNPMPQGLGTGSLFTNNFETPLFLEGENLWFGN; encoded by the coding sequence ATGAAGACTGCAAAATTCCATCAATATATTCTCAATTTCAAACAACCTAGCGGAACTTCGCGAGGTGTTCTGAACACGAAAGAAACTTATTTCATAGAAATTTTTGAAGATGACAAAAAAGGAATCGGTGAGTGTTCTCTTTTCCGAGGATTGAGTTTTGATGACGATGATGATTATGAAGATGCTTTGGAATGGGCTTGCCGTAATATCAATCTCAAATTGGAAGAATTACAGGAAGAATTAATCAATCATCCTTCTATTATTTTCGGAATCGAACAGGCTTTACTTAATCTTGAATATCAGGGAGATTTGTATTTTCCAAGTGATTTTACAGATGGAAAACATTCAATTAAAATTAACGGATTAATTTGGATGGGAAATTCGGATTTTATGCAATCTCAGATCAAGGAAAAGTTGGAAAATGATTTCACCTGTATCAAACTAAAAATCGGAACCGATTGGGATTCTGAAAAAGAAATATTAAAATCTTTAAGACAAAAATTCCCAAAAGAAAAAATCGAACTTCGTGTAGATGCCAACGGCGCTTTTTCACCGGAACAGGCTAAAATTGTTTTGCAGGAATTAGCAGATTTGGACATTCATTCTATCGAACAACCAATAGAGGCTGGAAATTGGGAAGCTATGGCAGAACTTTGCAAAAACACACCAACTCCGATTGCTTTGGACGAAGAATTAATCGGTGTTTTAAATTTCGAATCTAAAAAAGACTTGCTAAAAGAAATCGATCCTCAATATATTATTCTGAAACCAAGTTTAATTGGAGGCTTTTCCGGTTCTGATGAATGGATAAATTTGGCAGAAAAAAACAATATTGGTTGGTGGATTACCTCAGCACTTGAAAGCAATATTGGACTGAATGCAATTGCTCAATATACTTACACCAAAAAAAATCCGATGCCACAAGGTTTAGGCACCGGAAGTTTGTTTACCAATAATTTTGAAACACCATTGTTTTTGGAAGGTGAAAATCTTTGGTTCGGAAATTAA